In the Oceanispirochaeta sp. genome, TGTTTTTTGATGCTGCCACCGAGGAGTTTCTCATCCGTCACAATCAAAATGATCTTCTGCAGGATGAAAGGTAAAGGAGTACAGAAATGCCTGAGCTAATGCTTAGAAATGTTTTTAAAAGGTATGATAATAAAAAGAAAAAGAGCAAGGTTGTCAATGATTTTGCCGTGAATGACCTGTCTCTTGTCTGCAATGAAGGCGAGTTTATTGGAATCCTCGGCCCTTCAGGATGCGGTAAAACAACCACTCTGCGCATGATTGCCGGATTGGAAGAGATTACCGGCGGTGAGATCTTGATTGATGATGTTGTCATCAATCATCAGGACCCCAAAGACCGTCATATCGGACTGGCTTTTGAAGACTATGCTCTGTATCCGCCCATGAGCGTCTATGACAATATTGCCTTCAACCTCAGGGCAAAGAAAATTGATGAAGCTGTCATCGCCGAGCGAATCAGTAAAATTGCGCCCCTTCTGAAGGTGGAAGACCTGTTACAGCAAAAACCAATCAGCTTGAGCGGTGGACAGAAACAGAGGGTTAATATTGCCCGGGCCATAGTCAGAGAACCTAAACTCCTCCTTCTGGATGAACCTCTGTCTCACCTGGACGGTAAGATGAGGCAGGTTCTCAGGGATGAGATCAAACGCCTTCATAAATCGATCAACTGCACCACCATCATAGTGACCCACGATCAGCTGGAAGCCATGTCTCTTTCCGATAAGATTGCCATCATGAAAGACGGTGTTCTTCAGCAGTATGGAACACCACTGGATATCTACGATAACCCTAGCAATGAGTTTGTGGCCGGCTTCATCGGGGAACCCCCTATGAACCTTCTGTCTGTGACCATCAAGAAGGCAGAGATAGGTTTTCTTTTTGTTTTCCATGAAAGTCCCCTCAGTATTCCAGTTCCCTCAAGGTACAACGATGTTGTTCATGACGGGATGAAGGTCCGTCTGGGTGTCAGACCAACAGACGTCTTTATAGGTTCCGAAAAAAGTCTGGGCTCAGAGATCGATATTGCTGTCTTTGAAAGCCTGGGTGAAGAGCGGCGGCTTCACTTCCGGGTGGGTGACGAGTTTTTGACATTGATCACCACGGACAAAATATTTTACAAGCCCGGAGACATTATCAAACTGGAAGTCCTTTCCGAGAAAACCCACCTGTTCAATATAGAAACGGGCAATAAAATCACTGCAACTAAGAATTGAAGGAGAACGAATTATGATCAATTTACCAAAAAAAATGAAAGCTGTTGTCGCCTATGCTCCCGGAGATTACCGTCTTGAAGATATGGAAGTTCCCAGAGCTGGTGAGGGTGAAATTATAATCAAAGTGGAAGCCTGCGGCATCTGTGCGGGTGACTTGAAGGCCGAACATGGGGCATCCCGTTTCTGGGGCGGAGACGGAACTCCTCCCTATATCAAGGCTCCTGTTGTTCCGGGTCATGAATTCCTGGGTGAAATTGTAGAAATGGGTGCTAATGTCAAAGGCAAATTCAAGCTGGGTGACCGGGTTATTTCCGAGCAGATTGTTCCCTGCTGGGAGTGCCGCTTCTGTAAAACCGGCCGTCACTGGATGTGTGAAAAACACGATGTATACGGTTTTCAGAACAATGTAAACGGCGGTATGGCCGAGTATATGAGATTTCCTAAAGAGGCTCTTGTCTATGATGTCCCTAAAAGCATTCCTGTGGAGAAAGCCATTCTGATTGAACCCTATGCCTGTTCAAAGCATTGTGTAGACAGAGGAAATATCGGCAACGAAGATGTGGTTGTCCTCTCAGGCTGCGGTACTCTGGGGCTGGGAATGGTGGGAGCCATCAAACTTAAGAACCCAAAAACCCTCATCGTTCTTGATATGAAAGATGACAGATTGGAGCTTGCCAAAAAGTTTGGAGCTGATGTGGTTATGAATCCATCCAAAGTGGATGTTGTGAAAGAAGTACGTGCTATGACAGAAGGCTACGGATGCGACGTGTATATCGAAGCCACGGGTCATCCCTCCAGCGTCCAGCAGGGACTCGAGGCCATCAGAAAGATGGGAACCTTTGTTGAGTTCAGCGTCTTCGGTCAGCTCACGACCGTAGACTGGAGCATCATCAGTGATACAAAAGAACTGGACCTGTTCGGTTCTCACCTGAGTCCCTTCTGTTATGAGCCGGTCATCGAATGGATAGAAAACGGAAAGCTTCCCACAGAGGGAGTCGTTACTCATAGCTATCCTCTGGCTCAATTCAAAGAAGCCTTTGAACTGGCAGGAAAGGGTGAGGGTTCTCTCAAGGTCATACTCATCCCCTGAGAAGAAGAGCCGGCTTTTTTTTAAGCCGGTAGAAGCAGAATAAGGAGAAACAATGGATATTGCCATCGGTTGCGATGAAGCAGCCCTGGATTTGAAAAATATTATAAAACAACAACTCATGGACCTGGGTCATCATGTGGATGATTTCGGTGTAAACGACCACAAACCGGTTTTATACCCTGATATTGCCGTGGCTGTCTCTCAGGCTGTAGCCGACGGCTCCCATGAGAGGGGAATTCTTATGTGCGGTACAGGTATCGGTATGGCTATTGCCGCTAACAAGGTCCCCGGCATCAGAGCGGCGACCTGTCATGACTCTTATTCGGCCCAGAGAGCCCGCAAAAGTAATAATGCTCAGATCATG is a window encoding:
- a CDS encoding ABC transporter ATP-binding protein, with translation MPELMLRNVFKRYDNKKKKSKVVNDFAVNDLSLVCNEGEFIGILGPSGCGKTTTLRMIAGLEEITGGEILIDDVVINHQDPKDRHIGLAFEDYALYPPMSVYDNIAFNLRAKKIDEAVIAERISKIAPLLKVEDLLQQKPISLSGGQKQRVNIARAIVREPKLLLLDEPLSHLDGKMRQVLRDEIKRLHKSINCTTIIVTHDQLEAMSLSDKIAIMKDGVLQQYGTPLDIYDNPSNEFVAGFIGEPPMNLLSVTIKKAEIGFLFVFHESPLSIPVPSRYNDVVHDGMKVRLGVRPTDVFIGSEKSLGSEIDIAVFESLGEERRLHFRVGDEFLTLITTDKIFYKPGDIIKLEVLSEKTHLFNIETGNKITATKN
- a CDS encoding alcohol dehydrogenase catalytic domain-containing protein, translated to MINLPKKMKAVVAYAPGDYRLEDMEVPRAGEGEIIIKVEACGICAGDLKAEHGASRFWGGDGTPPYIKAPVVPGHEFLGEIVEMGANVKGKFKLGDRVISEQIVPCWECRFCKTGRHWMCEKHDVYGFQNNVNGGMAEYMRFPKEALVYDVPKSIPVEKAILIEPYACSKHCVDRGNIGNEDVVVLSGCGTLGLGMVGAIKLKNPKTLIVLDMKDDRLELAKKFGADVVMNPSKVDVVKEVRAMTEGYGCDVYIEATGHPSSVQQGLEAIRKMGTFVEFSVFGQLTTVDWSIISDTKELDLFGSHLSPFCYEPVIEWIENGKLPTEGVVTHSYPLAQFKEAFELAGKGEGSLKVILIP
- the rpiB gene encoding ribose 5-phosphate isomerase B — protein: MDIAIGCDEAALDLKNIIKQQLMDLGHHVDDFGVNDHKPVLYPDIAVAVSQAVADGSHERGILMCGTGIGMAIAANKVPGIRAATCHDSYSAQRARKSNNAQIMTMGSRVIGIELAINLVDIWLDSDFQGGGSTAKVEKIMTWERDLHALHQKEG